The Phacochoerus africanus isolate WHEZ1 chromosome X, ROS_Pafr_v1, whole genome shotgun sequence genome has a segment encoding these proteins:
- the LOC125118097 gene encoding nucleolin-like, with product MGHDPGLVRGGAMPGEWQARFGRGAAHRDLEAVVGAFWEDEEDEQEGALNIAEEHWDDEEDKEEEEEEEDSEEEDGDSEEEDEDFVDQGEVEKLGLPGAKAPDAAAFKLGYFFQRLMIPKSVPVFEEDEYLDEYYDEEEEDENEKPEGLEMDVVSTEGSHEK from the exons ATGGGCCATGACCCTGGATTAGTCAGGGGAGGAGCCATGCCTGGAGAATGGCAAGCCAGGTTTGGCAGGGGCGCAGCCCACAGGGATCTCGAGGCAGTTGTGGGAGCCTTCTGGGAGGATGAGGAGGATGAGCAGGAGGGCGCCCTGAACATAGCTGAGGAGCACTGGGAT gatgaggaggacaaagaagaagaggaggaagaggaagacagcGAGGAGGAAGACGGCGACAGCgaggaggaagatgaggattTTGTGGACCAAGGGGAGGTAGAGAAGCTTG gtCTTCCTGGGGCCAAAGCACCAGATGCTGCTGCTTTTAAACTGGGATATTTTTTCCAGCGACTTATGATCCCAAAGTCTGTACCAGTCTTTGAAGAGGATGAATATCTGGACGAATACTatgatgaagaggaagaggatgaaaatgaaaaaccagAAGGACTCGAAATGGATGTGGTCTCAACAGAGGgcagccatgaaaaataa